A part of Cataglyphis hispanica isolate Lineage 1 chromosome 7, ULB_Chis1_1.0, whole genome shotgun sequence genomic DNA contains:
- the LOC126850827 gene encoding serine proteinase stubble-like isoform X3: MGVSRPCHWLLAAVVLSLSSSLMVSETRQLADLDSPAIGVLRDETNRTRGLTAIRRRRYVRFPTGSAAYLTDVGGGPPASHGRNLGPIARFVPQLPGTWRQHKSLWRSPVIADYNRPVMSHRTPRLIFRDNDFLPPIGGSGASFFQQSNQLPEFEDDVRGCGIPVVSKQIAQRRIVGGDDAGFGSFPWQAYIRIGSSRCGGTLVNRFHVVTAGHCVAKASARQVQVTLGDYVVNSASESLPAYTFGVREIRVHPYFKFTPQADRFDVAVLRLDRPVHYMPHIAPICLPEKNEDFLGQYGWAAGWGALQAGSRLRPKTLQAVDVPVIDNRLCERWHRSNGINVVIYDEMMCAGYRGGGKDSCQGDSGGPLMLEKTGRWYLIGIVSAGYSCAQPGQPGIYHRVAKTVDWITYVINS; this comes from the exons ATGGGTGTATCGAGGCCGTGTCATTGGCTTCTCGCTGCGGTCGTCCTGAGTCTCTCCTCGAGCTTGATGGTGAGCGAGACGCGACAGCTCGCGGACTTGGATTCTCCAGCCATCGGCGTGCTAAGAGACGAGACGAATCGCACTAGGGGATTGACGGCGATTCGCCGACGAAGATATGTGCGATTTCCTACGGGATCCGCTGCTTACCTCACCGACGTGGGTGGCGGTCCACCTGCGTCGCACGGCAGGAACCTCGGGCCGATCGCGCGTTTCGTCCCTCAATTGCCCGGTACGTGGAGGCAGCACAAATCCCTCTGGAGGAGCCCCGTAATCGCCGATTACAACAGGCCGGTGATGTCCCATCGGACGCCGCGATTGATATTCCGCGACAACGACTTCCTGCCGCCGATCGGAGGCAGCGGAGCCTCCTTCTTCCAGCAGTCTAATCAGTTGCCGGAATTCGAGGATGACGTCAGAG GTTGCGGCATACCGGTAGTTTCGAAGCAAATCGCGCAGAGGAGGATCGTCGGTGGTGACGACGCCGGTTTCGGCAGTTTTCCGTGGCAG GCTTACATACGCATCGGATCCAGCAGATGCGGCGGCACTCTGGTCAACCGGTTTCACGTCGTCACGGCCGGGCATTGCGTTGCAAA AGCCTCGGCTAGGCAAGTTCAAGTAACTCTCGGCGATTACGTGGTCAATTCTGCGAGTGAGTCCCTTCCAGCTTATACTTTCGGGGTTCGAGAGATTAGAGTGCATCCTTACTTCAAGTTCACGCCGCAGGCAGATAG GTTCGATGTGGCGGTGCTTCGATTGGACCGACCGGTTCATTATATGCCTCATATAGCCCCTATATGTTTACCAGAGAAAAATGAAGATTTCTTGGGACAATACGGCTGGGCTGCTGGATGGGGCGCGTTGCAAGCAG GTTCTAGACTGCGACCCAAGACGCTGCAGGCAGTGGACGTGCCCGTGATCGATAATCGCCTCTGCGAGCGATGGCATCGATCCAATGGCATCAACGTCGTCATTTATGACGAGATGATGTGCGCCGGTTACCGCGGCGGCGGCAAGGACTCGTGTCAG GGCGACAGCGGCGGCCCATTGATGTTGGAGAAAACCGGTCGTTGGTATCTCATCGGCATCGTCTCCGCTGGTTACTCCTGCGCGCAGCCAGGTCAACCGGGCATCTATCATCGCGTGGCCAAGACCGTCGACTGGATCACGTACGTCATAAACTCGTAG
- the LOC126850827 gene encoding serine proteinase stubble-like isoform X2, producing MGVSRPCHWLLAAVVLSLSSSLMVSETRQLADLDSPAIGVLRDETNRTRGLTAIRRRRYVRFPTGSAAYLTDVGGGPPASHGRNLGPIARFVPQLPGTWRQHKSLWRSPVIADYNRPVMSHRTPRLIFRDNDFLPPIGGSGASFFQQSNQLPEFEDDVRDHRKQTADDYPRLETGCGIPVVSKQIAQRRIVGGDDAGFGSFPWQAYIRIGSSRCGGTLVNRFHVVTAGHCVAKASARQVQVTLGDYVVNSASESLPAYTFGVREIRVHPYFKFTPQADRFDVAVLRLDRPVHYMPHIAPICLPEKNEDFLGQYGWAAGWGALQAGSRLRPKTLQAVDVPVIDNRLCERWHRSNGINVVIYDEMMCAGYRGGGKDSCQGDSGGPLMLEKTGRWYLIGIVSAGYSCAQPGQPGIYHRVAKTVDWITYVINS from the exons ATGGGTGTATCGAGGCCGTGTCATTGGCTTCTCGCTGCGGTCGTCCTGAGTCTCTCCTCGAGCTTGATGGTGAGCGAGACGCGACAGCTCGCGGACTTGGATTCTCCAGCCATCGGCGTGCTAAGAGACGAGACGAATCGCACTAGGGGATTGACGGCGATTCGCCGACGAAGATATGTGCGATTTCCTACGGGATCCGCTGCTTACCTCACCGACGTGGGTGGCGGTCCACCTGCGTCGCACGGCAGGAACCTCGGGCCGATCGCGCGTTTCGTCCCTCAATTGCCCGGTACGTGGAGGCAGCACAAATCCCTCTGGAGGAGCCCCGTAATCGCCGATTACAACAGGCCGGTGATGTCCCATCGGACGCCGCGATTGATATTCCGCGACAACGACTTCCTGCCGCCGATCGGAGGCAGCGGAGCCTCCTTCTTCCAGCAGTCTAATCAGTTGCCGGAATTCGAGGATGACGTCAGAG ATCACCGAAAGCAGACGGCGGACGATTATCCCAGATTGGAAACAG GTTGCGGCATACCGGTAGTTTCGAAGCAAATCGCGCAGAGGAGGATCGTCGGTGGTGACGACGCCGGTTTCGGCAGTTTTCCGTGGCAG GCTTACATACGCATCGGATCCAGCAGATGCGGCGGCACTCTGGTCAACCGGTTTCACGTCGTCACGGCCGGGCATTGCGTTGCAAA AGCCTCGGCTAGGCAAGTTCAAGTAACTCTCGGCGATTACGTGGTCAATTCTGCGAGTGAGTCCCTTCCAGCTTATACTTTCGGGGTTCGAGAGATTAGAGTGCATCCTTACTTCAAGTTCACGCCGCAGGCAGATAG GTTCGATGTGGCGGTGCTTCGATTGGACCGACCGGTTCATTATATGCCTCATATAGCCCCTATATGTTTACCAGAGAAAAATGAAGATTTCTTGGGACAATACGGCTGGGCTGCTGGATGGGGCGCGTTGCAAGCAG GTTCTAGACTGCGACCCAAGACGCTGCAGGCAGTGGACGTGCCCGTGATCGATAATCGCCTCTGCGAGCGATGGCATCGATCCAATGGCATCAACGTCGTCATTTATGACGAGATGATGTGCGCCGGTTACCGCGGCGGCGGCAAGGACTCGTGTCAG GGCGACAGCGGCGGCCCATTGATGTTGGAGAAAACCGGTCGTTGGTATCTCATCGGCATCGTCTCCGCTGGTTACTCCTGCGCGCAGCCAGGTCAACCGGGCATCTATCATCGCGTGGCCAAGACCGTCGACTGGATCACGTACGTCATAAACTCGTAG
- the LOC126850827 gene encoding proclotting enzyme-like isoform X1: MGVSRPCHWLLAAVVLSLSSSLMVSETRQLADLDSPAIGVLRDETNRTRGLTAIRRRRYVRFPTGSAAYLTDVGGGPPASHGRNLGPIARFVPQLPGTWRQHKSLWRSPVIADYNRPVMSHRTPRLIFRDNDFLPPIGGSGASFFQQSNQLPEFEDDVRDHRKQTADDYPRLETETRQQKRPLWKGDDTLCADGRSCEFFLMCWMTAGLLDGSCGGIMFACCQRKDPKALTDYNLIESPRDQSRPLPLDLYTETDSDDRCGIPVVSKQIAQRRIVGGDDAGFGSFPWQAYIRIGSSRCGGTLVNRFHVVTAGHCVAKASARQVQVTLGDYVVNSASESLPAYTFGVREIRVHPYFKFTPQADRFDVAVLRLDRPVHYMPHIAPICLPEKNEDFLGQYGWAAGWGALQAGSRLRPKTLQAVDVPVIDNRLCERWHRSNGINVVIYDEMMCAGYRGGGKDSCQGDSGGPLMLEKTGRWYLIGIVSAGYSCAQPGQPGIYHRVAKTVDWITYVINS; encoded by the exons ATGGGTGTATCGAGGCCGTGTCATTGGCTTCTCGCTGCGGTCGTCCTGAGTCTCTCCTCGAGCTTGATGGTGAGCGAGACGCGACAGCTCGCGGACTTGGATTCTCCAGCCATCGGCGTGCTAAGAGACGAGACGAATCGCACTAGGGGATTGACGGCGATTCGCCGACGAAGATATGTGCGATTTCCTACGGGATCCGCTGCTTACCTCACCGACGTGGGTGGCGGTCCACCTGCGTCGCACGGCAGGAACCTCGGGCCGATCGCGCGTTTCGTCCCTCAATTGCCCGGTACGTGGAGGCAGCACAAATCCCTCTGGAGGAGCCCCGTAATCGCCGATTACAACAGGCCGGTGATGTCCCATCGGACGCCGCGATTGATATTCCGCGACAACGACTTCCTGCCGCCGATCGGAGGCAGCGGAGCCTCCTTCTTCCAGCAGTCTAATCAGTTGCCGGAATTCGAGGATGACGTCAGAG ATCACCGAAAGCAGACGGCGGACGATTATCCCAGATTGGAAACAG AGACGCGCCAACAAAAAAGACCGCTGTGGAAAGGCGACGATACATTGTGCGCGGACGGACGGAGCTGcgaattttttctaatgtgCTGGATGACTGCTGGCCTATTGGACGGCAGCTGCGGCGGCATTATGTTCGCGTGTTGTCAGCGGAAAGACCCTAAAGCTCTCACTGATTATAACCTGATCGAGTCACCTAGAGATCAATCTCGGCCGCTTCCGCTGGATTTGTACACGGAGACCGACAGCGACGATC GTTGCGGCATACCGGTAGTTTCGAAGCAAATCGCGCAGAGGAGGATCGTCGGTGGTGACGACGCCGGTTTCGGCAGTTTTCCGTGGCAG GCTTACATACGCATCGGATCCAGCAGATGCGGCGGCACTCTGGTCAACCGGTTTCACGTCGTCACGGCCGGGCATTGCGTTGCAAA AGCCTCGGCTAGGCAAGTTCAAGTAACTCTCGGCGATTACGTGGTCAATTCTGCGAGTGAGTCCCTTCCAGCTTATACTTTCGGGGTTCGAGAGATTAGAGTGCATCCTTACTTCAAGTTCACGCCGCAGGCAGATAG GTTCGATGTGGCGGTGCTTCGATTGGACCGACCGGTTCATTATATGCCTCATATAGCCCCTATATGTTTACCAGAGAAAAATGAAGATTTCTTGGGACAATACGGCTGGGCTGCTGGATGGGGCGCGTTGCAAGCAG GTTCTAGACTGCGACCCAAGACGCTGCAGGCAGTGGACGTGCCCGTGATCGATAATCGCCTCTGCGAGCGATGGCATCGATCCAATGGCATCAACGTCGTCATTTATGACGAGATGATGTGCGCCGGTTACCGCGGCGGCGGCAAGGACTCGTGTCAG GGCGACAGCGGCGGCCCATTGATGTTGGAGAAAACCGGTCGTTGGTATCTCATCGGCATCGTCTCCGCTGGTTACTCCTGCGCGCAGCCAGGTCAACCGGGCATCTATCATCGCGTGGCCAAGACCGTCGACTGGATCACGTACGTCATAAACTCGTAG